CGCTCGCCACGATGATCTTCCTGCTGGAGGGGTGAGGAGACTTTCGCCTCCGCCCAGGCGTCACCGCGTCATCCCGGGGCCGCGCAGCGGAGCCCGGGATCCAGACCCGCCGACACGTCAAGGTCTGCACCGACGGCGGGTCCGGGCTCGCCTGCGGCGCCCCGGAACGACGGCGCGCAGTGAAGCGGCGCGAGAGGAAGCTCCCGCGCCGTTGGCAGAGACGATCTGAACCCGAACGGGCTTACCCGCCCCGCAGAGGGGAAGGCCGCGAAAAATTCCTACGCGGCCCGCCAGCGCAGCGCGATGCTGTTGCCGATCGCCCGTCCGTAGAGGCCGGCATAATTGTCGGCGGCCTGGTCCCAGCCGAACCGGGCCGACATGGCGCGCCGCCGCATGGCGTTGAGGCGCTTCTTCTGGCCGAAGGCTTCCAGCGCCCGGCGGACCGCCCCGCCGAAGGACGCTGCCGAGGCCTCCCCGAAGGTGAAACCCGTCACCCCGTCCTCGACCGTGTCGGCCAGGCCCCCGGTCCGGCGCACGATCGGCAGGGAGCCGAAGCGCTGCGCGTACATCTGGGCCAGCCCGCAGGGCTCGAAGCGCGAGGGCATCAGCAGGAAGTCGCTGCCGGCGAACATCCGCCGGGCCTGCGCCTCCTCGAAGCCGACATGGACCCCGACCGCCTCCGGATGGCGCTTGGCGAGGCCGCGGAGCGCCTGCTCGAACCGGCCCTCGCCCTGGCCGATCACCACGAGCTGGCCGCCCTCGGCCACGATGGCCTCGGCCGCCTGCAGGCTCAGGTCGATGCCCTTCTGGTGGACGAGCCGCGACACGATGGCGAAGAGCGGCCCGCGGGAGACGGCCAGCCCGAATTGCTGGCGCACCGCCTCGGCATTGGCGCGCTTGCCCTTCCAGTCGCCGATCTCGAAGCGCGTGGCGAGGTGCGGGTCGGTGCTCGGGTCCCAGGTCTCGTCGATGCCGTTGAGGATGCCGGCGAGCCGGCCCTGGCCGGCGCGGGTCCGCAGCAGCCCGTCGAGGCCGCAGCCCATCTCGGCGGTCTGGATCTCCCGTGCGTAGGTCTCGCTCACCGTGGTGACCTGCGAGGCGTAGAAGATGCCGGCCTTCAGGAAGGAGAGCTGCCCGTAGAACTCGGCGCCGTCGACCTGGAAGGCCGATTCCGGCACGCCGAGGCGGGGCAGGGCATCTCGGGGAAACAGGCCCTGATAGGCGAGGTTGTGAATCGTCAGCACGCTCGGAACCCGCCGGCCGCGCCAGGCGAGGTAAGCCGGGGCCAGGGCCGCCTGCCAGTCGTTGAGGTGCAGGAGGTCGGCC
This window of the Methylobacterium tardum genome carries:
- the glgA gene encoding glycogen synthase GlgA, with amino-acid sequence MLDARRGGSFADWSSGEEDGGVPVSVPARPASLRRRILYATPEMADFVKTGGLGEVSAALPRALVPHYDIRVLIPGYRQVRAAFPEIPVIARLEGFAGVPACDLGLAETVDGLRIYVLLSPDLYERDGTPYGDQQGDFGDNDLRFARLSLAAAELTAGIDPDWAADLLHLNDWQAALAPAYLAWRGRRVPSVLTIHNLAYQGLFPRDALPRLGVPESAFQVDGAEFYGQLSFLKAGIFYASQVTTVSETYAREIQTAEMGCGLDGLLRTRAGQGRLAGILNGIDETWDPSTDPHLATRFEIGDWKGKRANAEAVRQQFGLAVSRGPLFAIVSRLVHQKGIDLSLQAAEAIVAEGGQLVVIGQGEGRFEQALRGLAKRHPEAVGVHVGFEEAQARRMFAGSDFLLMPSRFEPCGLAQMYAQRFGSLPIVRRTGGLADTVEDGVTGFTFGEASAASFGGAVRRALEAFGQKKRLNAMRRRAMSARFGWDQAADNYAGLYGRAIGNSIALRWRAA